CAACGCTTACAGTCACACCTGTCTCTGAAAAAGTCTTCAAAACCGGGTCAAAGACCAATACTTTTGCAACATCTCCTGGCTTTGTGATGCCAAGGTAAATTTTACCCTCATAAAACTTCAGAGCAAATGCATGATATCCCGTGCCTGGTATCTGAAAAGACTCAGTTGATCCTTTTGTAGGATTGTCGATATCAATCTTTACTAATGTATTATTATATATATTTACCACATACAAAAATCTATCATCTGGTGAAACAGAAATTCCTCCTAATCCGATTTTGCCAACCTGATGACCATAGTTACATTTCGTTTCGTCAGTTTCAGTCAATGTACCTACATCAACTCCTAGATCCTTCAAATTTACAAAAAGAGTGGTAGAATACATCCCGCCATTTATCTTTGATATAAAAATGGCATCATGTCCTTCCTTCAATCCGGAATGTTGTTTTACAAATGAAGAACTGAAAATCTCTTTGGTACTCCTTCTGTAAGCAAGACCCCAAATTGACCCTGTCTCTCCATGCATGGCAAATTTTCTGGCACCTGTCAGGGTGTCAAAGCCATATTTGATAGCTACGATAGTGGGTTCAGTTACATGACCCGTGGTTGTAGAACCCCTCACAAAACATGTAGTGATTATTTCTGTTTCTTCATTACACAATGATTTTTGCTCACCAACTCCATAACCAATATTACATGCAGGTACTTGAACAAATTGTACATTTGTGCCATTACTAACACCTGATTTTGTATGACCATAAGGTGATACATCTCCAAATGTCAACCGGACTTTTGTACCATCTATAAGACCAGCAATACTAAAGGATCCGGAATTTCCTGAAATGGCCGAACCAAGTAATTGGTTTTCAGCACCATATGCCTGGACCAAAATCCCGGATTTTCCTATCTCAGATGATTCAAAAATACCATTTAGATTGTTGTCAATAAAGACCAGACCCTCTACAGTTTTGCTGGCGGGGGAGCACTGAGAAAAACCTCCGGTAGGAAGTAACATGCTAAAGATGGCAATTATTACAAATACGTAATAATTTAGTGTCAGGATATGACACAAGTGTTTCATACTGTTTTTCATTATTTGACCTTAGTTTAAAAAAAACATCAAACGATCTGCATGACCGAAATGGCAGAAAATTTGAAAAAAATAAAAAATATTAAGGAATAACTTACTAAAGAATTAACCGAAATAATCTTCAGATGTATTCAAAAAATACTTTACTGTTTTGTGTGGGACACTATTATTTTAAGTAACAAATATAATAGATGGGGCAAATATATAAATTTGTTTTAATATGAAGTATTTTTTATTCAAAAAAAATTAAAAAAAACATTTATATAAAATTTATTTCAGGCTGCATATTGACAACTTATCATACTTTTGTTCCAATAAAAATAAAAATCTATCATGCTTTATTCAAAAATCACACTGAAAAAGGGAAAAGAAATATCAGTTTTGAGAAAGCATCCCTGGGTTTTTTCAGGAGCTATCTCCACCATTGAAAATGGGGTGAAGGATGCTACCATTGTTGAAGTCTTAAGCTGGGATAAATCATTCTTAGGTATGGGACACTATCAAAGTGGTAGTTCGATAGCTATCAGAGTTATTTCTTATGAACCTACAGCAATCGACTTGAATTTTTGGAAATTGAAAATTTCAGCCGCAATACGATACAGAAAAGCTGTAAACTTACCGAACGCAGAAACTAATTGTTACAGACTGATACATGCCGAAGGTGATGGTCTACCTGGTTTGATTGTCGATATTTATCGCGACATAGCGGTGATCCAATGTCATTCTGCAGGAATGTACCTTGCAGCACATGATATTGCAAGCTCCATTTCTGCATGTATGCCCGAACAGATTCGGCATATTTATCTCAGAGCTAAAGATACCCTTCCCGATTCACTAAAAACAGATATTAATGATCATTTTATTCTGGGAAATAAAAATGAAACCATAGTAAAGGAAAATGGAGTTAACTTTAAAGTCAATGTAGAAAGCGGACAAAAGACCGGCTTTTTCCTTGACCAAAGAGAAAACAGATTATTAGTAGGCTCAGTTTCTGAAGGAAAGCATGTGCTTAATTGTTTTTGTTACACAGGAGGTTTTTCACTATTTGCACT
The sequence above is drawn from the Saprospiraceae bacterium genome and encodes:
- a CDS encoding class I SAM-dependent rRNA methyltransferase; protein product: MLYSKITLKKGKEISVLRKHPWVFSGAISTIENGVKDATIVEVLSWDKSFLGMGHYQSGSSIAIRVISYEPTAIDLNFWKLKISAAIRYRKAVNLPNAETNCYRLIHAEGDGLPGLIVDIYRDIAVIQCHSAGMYLAAHDIASSISACMPEQIRHIYLRAKDTLPDSLKTDINDHFILGNKNETIVKENGVNFKVNVESGQKTGFFLDQRENRLLVGSVSEGKHVLNCFCYTGGFSLFALMRGALQVDSVDISQKAVDLMEENVILNQFAGRHHSHCENVMTFLTTPNDIEYDIVIVDPPAFAKSLHKRHNAVQAYKRLNSLALKKVKPGGMLFTFSCSQVVGTQLFYDTIVAAGMESGRNIRVVKSLSQGPDHPIGLFHPEGHYLKGLQLFVD